The following coding sequences lie in one Poecilia reticulata strain Guanapo unplaced genomic scaffold, Guppy_female_1.0+MT scaffold_729, whole genome shotgun sequence genomic window:
- the LOC103461186 gene encoding ubiquitin-like modifier-activating enzyme 1 gives MDFIVAASNLRAENYDIPPADRHKSKLIAGKIIPAIATTTAAVVGLVCLELFKIIQGHKKLDSFKNGFMNLALPFFAFSEPIAAPRHKYYEIDWTLWDRFEVKGLQSNGEEMTLRQFLDYFKNEHKLEITMLSQGVSMLYSFFMPAAKLKERLDLPMTEIVTKVSKKKLGKHVKALVFELCCNDLSDEDVEVPYVRYTIR, from the exons ATGGATTTCATCGTGGCAGCCTCCAATCTGAGAGCGGAGAACTACGACATTCCACCTGCTGACAGGCACAAG AGCAAACTGATTGCTGGCAAGATCATTCCTGCTATCGCCACGACTACAGCTGCAGTGGTTGGCTTGGTGTGCTTGGAGCTCTTCAAGATCATCCAAGGGCATAAGAAACTGGATTCGTTCAAAAATGGCTTCATGAACTTAGCCCTACCTTTCTTTGCCTTCTCTGAGCCCATCGCCGCTCCCAGACACAAG TACTACGAGATCGACTGGACTCTCTGGGATCGCTTCGAGGTCAAAGGGCTGCAGTCCAACGGGGAAGAAATGACACTCCGACAATTCCTTGACTACTTTAAA AATGAGCATAAGTTGGAGATCACCATGCTATCTCAGGGAGTGTCCATGCTGTATTCATTTTTCATGCCTGCTGCCAAACTTAAAGAAAGACTGGACCTACC AATGACTGAGATTGTGACTAAGGTGTCCAAAAAGAAGCTGGGCAAACACGTGAAGGCCCTGGTGTTTGAGCTGTGCTGTAACGACCTGTCTGATGAAGACGTGGAAGTGCCCTATGTCAGATACACCATCCGCTGA